A single Perca flavescens isolate YP-PL-M2 chromosome 2, PFLA_1.0, whole genome shotgun sequence DNA region contains:
- the pcdh18a gene encoding protocadherin-18a isoform X1: protein MQPGKMKGLFLTRMWKVVTVLVLATQHVAGKTLKYQVHEEQKVGTVIARLKDDVADVLAKLPSSVSLRFRAMQRGSSSFLTVREQDGEISIRTKIDREKLCEKNLNCSIQFDVLTLPTEHLQLFHVEVEVLDINDNAPQFARAVIPIEISESAAVGARIPLDSATDPDVGENSLYTYALEPNNFFKIDIQSRADGAKYAELVVLRELDREVRSGYELQYTASDRGVPPRTGSTLLKISVADSNDNSPVFDKSSYVINLPENAPVGTLLIDLNATDADDGTNAKIVYSFSSHVSPKIMETFKINPESGRLTLIRRVDYETVNSYDIDVQAQDMGPNSMPAHCKILVKVGDVNDNKPDISINLMSAQGNGDAAYISEASPLDTFVALVRVEDLDSGLNGEVECKLHGQGYFKLQKSYENNYMILTNVSLDREKRSEFSLTVVAEDRGTPSLSTVKHFTVHVTDENDNPPRFEKGQYEIFKSENNAPGAYLTSIMATDPDLDANGQVSYSILENSVHGSSISTYVTIDPSNGAIYALRTFDREDVSRVSFVVQAKDAGKPPLVSNVTVVLNILDENDNPPVIVVPQLWNFTADVPASKFTDAGHLVAAIRATDRDTGVNAELICSIVSGNDEGFFAIDPRTCEIHANASLANFPHEHVELTVVVRDQGRESLSAKAALKITLHENMENHVQVMDQGESSLDASLIIIISLGAICTVLLVIMVVFAARCNREKKDTRHSYNCRVAESTHQHHPKKPSRQIHKGDITLVPTVNGTLPIRAHHRSPSDTPPMDRAQMGSRQNHHSRQSLNSLVTISSNHIPESFALELAHATPPVEQVSQLLSMLHQGQYQPRPSFRGNKYSRSYRYALQDMDKFSLKDSGRGDSEAGDSDCDMGRESPVDRLLLGEGFSDLMHLEMHHRLHPAMRLCTDECRVLGHSDQCWMPPLSSSASSDYRNNMYIPGEESSQQPQLDDDQSSVDSERRKSFSTFGKECGSEEGGAGGVNGSEACAAGGGAGSLLTEMNSVFQRLLPANADSYAECGETSPPSSSLTTERGSGRGGNAAGSHGNNAVPQDNRRGLLPGGKGPAYPPGVAAWAANTHYLNPGSGCVGANHVSSSSSSSSSSSTPASNCANGQPPHLKWLPAMEEIPENYEEDDFDGVFHQGHPGAKRSEGRHEASMDASELVHEINKLLQDVRQN, encoded by the exons ATGCAACCAGGAAAAATGAAAGGACTATTTCTGACAAGAATGTGGAAAGTTGTGACTGTTTTGGTGCTGGCGACCCAACACGTCGCCGGAAAGACATTGAAATATCAGGTTCACGAGGAGCAGAAGGTCGGCACGGTTATTGCCCGTTTGAAAGACGATGTCGCGGACGTTCTGGCTAAACTTCCGAGCTCAGTGTCGCTCCGCTTCCGAGCTATGCAAAGAGGGAGCTCGTCTTTCCTCACGGTGCGCGAGCAGGACGGAGAAATCAGCATCAGGACCAAAATCGACCGCGAGAAACTCTGCGAGAAGAACCTCAACTGTTCCATTCAATTCGACGTGCTGACCCTCCCGACGGAGCACCTGCAGCTCTTTCACGTCGAGGTGGAAGTGTTGGACATTAACGACAACGCGCCCCAGTTCGCCCGCGCCGTCATCCCCATCGAGATCTCTGAGAGCGCGGCCGTGGGAGCGCGCATTCCTCTGGACAGCGCCACGGACCCCGACGTCGGGGAGAACTCACTGTACACGTATGCCTTAGAGCCCAACAACTTCTTCAAGATTGACATCCAGTCCAGGGCGGACGGGGCTAAATATGCAGAGCTGGTGGTGCTCAGGGAGCTGGACCGGGAGGTGCGCTCCGGTTATGAACTTCAGTACACGGCCTCTGACAGGGGCGTTCCCCCGAGAACGGGGTCTACCCTCCTCAAAATCAGTGTTGCCGACTCAAACGACAACAGCCCCGTTTTTGACAAGTCATCATATGTCATTAATCTCCCCGAAAACGCACCTGTTGGCACTCTGCTCATTGACTTAAACGCCACTGACGCCGATGACGGCACCAACGCCAAAATAGTGTACTCCTTCAGCAGTCACGTGTCCCCCAAAATCATGGAGACATTCAAGATTAACCCCGAGAGCGGCCGCCTGACCCTCATCAGGCGCGTGGACTATGAGACCGTGAACTCTTACGACATTGATGTCCAAGCGCAGGACATGGGTCCCAACTCGATGCCGGCCCACTGCAAGATCCTGGTCAAAGTGGGAGACGTGAATGACAATAAACCAGACATCAGCATCAATCTCATGTCCGCTCAGGGCAATGGGGACGCGGCCTATATATCCGAGGCGTCTCCTTTGGACACCTTTGTAGCTTTGGTGAGGGTGGAGGACTTGGACTCCGGGTTAAACGGAGAGGTAGAGTGTAAACTTCACGGTCAAGGATATTTCAAACTGCAGAAGTCCTACGAGAACAACTACATGATTTTGACCAACGTATCTCTGGACCGAGAGAAGAGGTCAGAGTTCAGTCTAACGGTGGTGGCCGAGGACCGCGGGACCCCCAGTCTCTCTACTGTCAAACATTTCACTGTGCATGTCACCGACGAAAACGACAACCCGCCCCGTTTTGAGAAGGGGCAATATGAGATCTTCAAATCCGAGAACAACGCCCCCGGGGCGTACCTGACGTCCATCATGGCCACTGACCCTGATCTGGACGCCAATGGGCAGGTGAGCTACTCCATCTTGGAGAACTCTGTCCACGGGAGCTCCATCTCCACCTACGTCACCATTGATCCGTCCAACGGCGCCATCTACGCGCTGCGTACCTTCGATCGGGAGGACGTTAGCCGCGTCTCCTTTGTCGTGCAAGCCAAAGACGCGGGGAAACCGCCGCTGGTCAGCAACGTCACCGTTGTCCTGAACATTCTGGACGAGAACGACAACCCCCCGGTCATCGTGGTCCCCCAGCTGTGGAACTTCACCGCCGACGTGCCCGCGTCGAAGTTCACAGACGCCGGACACTTGGTGGCGGCGATCAGGGCGACGGATCGCGACACGGGGGTCAACGCCGAGCTCATCTGCTCCATCGTCAGTGGCAACGACGAGGGCTTCTTCGCCATTGACCCGAGAACGTGCGAAATCCACGCCAACGCCAGCTTGGCGAACTTCCCCCATGAGCACGTCGAGTTGACAGTTGTGGTCAGGGATCAGGGAAGGGAGAGCCTCAGTGCCAAGGCGGCGCTGAAGATCACCCTCCATGAGAACATGGAGAACCACGTCCAGGTGATGGACCAGGGTGAGTCTTCTCTCGATGCATCCCTGATTATCATCATCTCCCTGGGCGCCATCTGCACCGTGCTCCTGGTCATCATGGTGGTGTTTGCCGCTCGCTGTAACCGCGAGAAGAAGGACACGAGGCATTCCTACAACTGCCGGGTGGCAGAATCCACCCATCAGCACCATCCCAAGAAGCCCTCGCGCCAAATCCACAAAGGTGACATCACGCTGGTTCCCACTGTGAACGGCACCCTGCCAATCAGAGCTCACCATCGCTCACCTTCGGACACGCCCCCCATGGACCGAGCCCAGATGGGGAGCCGGCAGAATCACCACAGCCGCCAGTCACTAAACAGCCTAGTGACCATCTCGTCCAATCACATACCAGAGAGCTTTGCCCTGGAATTGGCACACGCAACTCCACCAGTGGAG CAAGTCTCACAGCTTCTGTCCATGCTCCATCAGGGCCAGTACCAGCCCAGACCCAGTTTCCGTGGCAACAAATACTCCCGCAGCTACAG GTATGCATTACAAGACATGGACAAGTTCAGCCTGAAGGACAGTGGCCGTGGGGACAGCGAGGCGGGGGACAGTGACTGTGACATGGGTCGGGAGTCCCCCGTGGACAGACTGCTGCTGGGGGAGGGCTTTTCTGACCTGATGCACCTCGAAATGCACCATCGACTCCACCCAG CTATGCGACTGTGCACGGACGAATGCCGCGTCCTGGGACACTCCGACCAGTGCTGGATGCCCCCGCTCTCCTCGTCCGCTTCCTCCGACTACCGCAACAACATGTACATCCCCGGGGAGGAGTCCTCCCAGCAGCCCCAGCTCGACGACGACCAGTCCTCCGTTGACTCCGAGCGCCGCAAGAGCTTCTCCACTTTTGGCAAAGAGTGCGGGAGCGAAGAGGGCGGCGCCGGGGGAGTCAACGGGAGCGAGGCCTGCGCGGCTGGAGGAGGGGCCGGCTCCCTCCTCACAGAGATGAACTCCGTGTTCCAGCGGCTGCTCCCCGCCAACGCGGACTCGTACGCGGAGTGCGGCGAAACGAGCCCGCCCTCGTCCTCGCTGACCACTGAGAGGGGGAGCGGGCGCGGCGGAAACGCCGCAGGGAGCCACGGCAACAACGCCGTTCCTCAGGACAACCGGCGAGGGCTGTTGCCAGGTGGGAAAGGTCCCGCTTACCCGCCAGGTGTGGCCGCGTGGGCGGCCAACACCCACTATTTGAATCCCGGGAGCGGATGCGTGGGAGCCAATCACgtctcctcgtcctcctcctcgtcctcctcatcTTCCACGCCCGCTTCCAACTGCGCCAACGGACAGCCGCCGCACCTCAAATGGCTGCCGGCCATGGAGGAGATCCCGGAGAACTACGAGGAAGACGACTTTGACGGTGTCTTCCATCAGGGTCACCCGGGCGCCAAGCGCAGCGAGGGGCGCCACGAGGCCAGCATGGACGCTAGCGAGCTGGTGCACGAGATCAACAAACTGCTGCAGGACGTCAGACAGaactag
- the pcdh18a gene encoding protocadherin-18a isoform X2, whose translation MQPGKMKGLFLTRMWKVVTVLVLATQHVAGKTLKYQVHEEQKVGTVIARLKDDVADVLAKLPSSVSLRFRAMQRGSSSFLTVREQDGEISIRTKIDREKLCEKNLNCSIQFDVLTLPTEHLQLFHVEVEVLDINDNAPQFARAVIPIEISESAAVGARIPLDSATDPDVGENSLYTYALEPNNFFKIDIQSRADGAKYAELVVLRELDREVRSGYELQYTASDRGVPPRTGSTLLKISVADSNDNSPVFDKSSYVINLPENAPVGTLLIDLNATDADDGTNAKIVYSFSSHVSPKIMETFKINPESGRLTLIRRVDYETVNSYDIDVQAQDMGPNSMPAHCKILVKVGDVNDNKPDISINLMSAQGNGDAAYISEASPLDTFVALVRVEDLDSGLNGEVECKLHGQGYFKLQKSYENNYMILTNVSLDREKRSEFSLTVVAEDRGTPSLSTVKHFTVHVTDENDNPPRFEKGQYEIFKSENNAPGAYLTSIMATDPDLDANGQVSYSILENSVHGSSISTYVTIDPSNGAIYALRTFDREDVSRVSFVVQAKDAGKPPLVSNVTVVLNILDENDNPPVIVVPQLWNFTADVPASKFTDAGHLVAAIRATDRDTGVNAELICSIVSGNDEGFFAIDPRTCEIHANASLANFPHEHVELTVVVRDQGRESLSAKAALKITLHENMENHVQVMDQGESSLDASLIIIISLGAICTVLLVIMVVFAARCNREKKDTRHSYNCRVAESTHQHHPKKPSRQIHKGDITLVPTVNGTLPIRAHHRSPSDTPPMDRAQMGSRQNHHSRQSLNSLVTISSNHIPESFALELAHATPPVEGQYQPRPSFRGNKYSRSYRYALQDMDKFSLKDSGRGDSEAGDSDCDMGRESPVDRLLLGEGFSDLMHLEMHHRLHPAMRLCTDECRVLGHSDQCWMPPLSSSASSDYRNNMYIPGEESSQQPQLDDDQSSVDSERRKSFSTFGKECGSEEGGAGGVNGSEACAAGGGAGSLLTEMNSVFQRLLPANADSYAECGETSPPSSSLTTERGSGRGGNAAGSHGNNAVPQDNRRGLLPGGKGPAYPPGVAAWAANTHYLNPGSGCVGANHVSSSSSSSSSSSTPASNCANGQPPHLKWLPAMEEIPENYEEDDFDGVFHQGHPGAKRSEGRHEASMDASELVHEINKLLQDVRQN comes from the exons ATGCAACCAGGAAAAATGAAAGGACTATTTCTGACAAGAATGTGGAAAGTTGTGACTGTTTTGGTGCTGGCGACCCAACACGTCGCCGGAAAGACATTGAAATATCAGGTTCACGAGGAGCAGAAGGTCGGCACGGTTATTGCCCGTTTGAAAGACGATGTCGCGGACGTTCTGGCTAAACTTCCGAGCTCAGTGTCGCTCCGCTTCCGAGCTATGCAAAGAGGGAGCTCGTCTTTCCTCACGGTGCGCGAGCAGGACGGAGAAATCAGCATCAGGACCAAAATCGACCGCGAGAAACTCTGCGAGAAGAACCTCAACTGTTCCATTCAATTCGACGTGCTGACCCTCCCGACGGAGCACCTGCAGCTCTTTCACGTCGAGGTGGAAGTGTTGGACATTAACGACAACGCGCCCCAGTTCGCCCGCGCCGTCATCCCCATCGAGATCTCTGAGAGCGCGGCCGTGGGAGCGCGCATTCCTCTGGACAGCGCCACGGACCCCGACGTCGGGGAGAACTCACTGTACACGTATGCCTTAGAGCCCAACAACTTCTTCAAGATTGACATCCAGTCCAGGGCGGACGGGGCTAAATATGCAGAGCTGGTGGTGCTCAGGGAGCTGGACCGGGAGGTGCGCTCCGGTTATGAACTTCAGTACACGGCCTCTGACAGGGGCGTTCCCCCGAGAACGGGGTCTACCCTCCTCAAAATCAGTGTTGCCGACTCAAACGACAACAGCCCCGTTTTTGACAAGTCATCATATGTCATTAATCTCCCCGAAAACGCACCTGTTGGCACTCTGCTCATTGACTTAAACGCCACTGACGCCGATGACGGCACCAACGCCAAAATAGTGTACTCCTTCAGCAGTCACGTGTCCCCCAAAATCATGGAGACATTCAAGATTAACCCCGAGAGCGGCCGCCTGACCCTCATCAGGCGCGTGGACTATGAGACCGTGAACTCTTACGACATTGATGTCCAAGCGCAGGACATGGGTCCCAACTCGATGCCGGCCCACTGCAAGATCCTGGTCAAAGTGGGAGACGTGAATGACAATAAACCAGACATCAGCATCAATCTCATGTCCGCTCAGGGCAATGGGGACGCGGCCTATATATCCGAGGCGTCTCCTTTGGACACCTTTGTAGCTTTGGTGAGGGTGGAGGACTTGGACTCCGGGTTAAACGGAGAGGTAGAGTGTAAACTTCACGGTCAAGGATATTTCAAACTGCAGAAGTCCTACGAGAACAACTACATGATTTTGACCAACGTATCTCTGGACCGAGAGAAGAGGTCAGAGTTCAGTCTAACGGTGGTGGCCGAGGACCGCGGGACCCCCAGTCTCTCTACTGTCAAACATTTCACTGTGCATGTCACCGACGAAAACGACAACCCGCCCCGTTTTGAGAAGGGGCAATATGAGATCTTCAAATCCGAGAACAACGCCCCCGGGGCGTACCTGACGTCCATCATGGCCACTGACCCTGATCTGGACGCCAATGGGCAGGTGAGCTACTCCATCTTGGAGAACTCTGTCCACGGGAGCTCCATCTCCACCTACGTCACCATTGATCCGTCCAACGGCGCCATCTACGCGCTGCGTACCTTCGATCGGGAGGACGTTAGCCGCGTCTCCTTTGTCGTGCAAGCCAAAGACGCGGGGAAACCGCCGCTGGTCAGCAACGTCACCGTTGTCCTGAACATTCTGGACGAGAACGACAACCCCCCGGTCATCGTGGTCCCCCAGCTGTGGAACTTCACCGCCGACGTGCCCGCGTCGAAGTTCACAGACGCCGGACACTTGGTGGCGGCGATCAGGGCGACGGATCGCGACACGGGGGTCAACGCCGAGCTCATCTGCTCCATCGTCAGTGGCAACGACGAGGGCTTCTTCGCCATTGACCCGAGAACGTGCGAAATCCACGCCAACGCCAGCTTGGCGAACTTCCCCCATGAGCACGTCGAGTTGACAGTTGTGGTCAGGGATCAGGGAAGGGAGAGCCTCAGTGCCAAGGCGGCGCTGAAGATCACCCTCCATGAGAACATGGAGAACCACGTCCAGGTGATGGACCAGGGTGAGTCTTCTCTCGATGCATCCCTGATTATCATCATCTCCCTGGGCGCCATCTGCACCGTGCTCCTGGTCATCATGGTGGTGTTTGCCGCTCGCTGTAACCGCGAGAAGAAGGACACGAGGCATTCCTACAACTGCCGGGTGGCAGAATCCACCCATCAGCACCATCCCAAGAAGCCCTCGCGCCAAATCCACAAAGGTGACATCACGCTGGTTCCCACTGTGAACGGCACCCTGCCAATCAGAGCTCACCATCGCTCACCTTCGGACACGCCCCCCATGGACCGAGCCCAGATGGGGAGCCGGCAGAATCACCACAGCCGCCAGTCACTAAACAGCCTAGTGACCATCTCGTCCAATCACATACCAGAGAGCTTTGCCCTGGAATTGGCACACGCAACTCCACCAGTGGAG GGCCAGTACCAGCCCAGACCCAGTTTCCGTGGCAACAAATACTCCCGCAGCTACAG GTATGCATTACAAGACATGGACAAGTTCAGCCTGAAGGACAGTGGCCGTGGGGACAGCGAGGCGGGGGACAGTGACTGTGACATGGGTCGGGAGTCCCCCGTGGACAGACTGCTGCTGGGGGAGGGCTTTTCTGACCTGATGCACCTCGAAATGCACCATCGACTCCACCCAG CTATGCGACTGTGCACGGACGAATGCCGCGTCCTGGGACACTCCGACCAGTGCTGGATGCCCCCGCTCTCCTCGTCCGCTTCCTCCGACTACCGCAACAACATGTACATCCCCGGGGAGGAGTCCTCCCAGCAGCCCCAGCTCGACGACGACCAGTCCTCCGTTGACTCCGAGCGCCGCAAGAGCTTCTCCACTTTTGGCAAAGAGTGCGGGAGCGAAGAGGGCGGCGCCGGGGGAGTCAACGGGAGCGAGGCCTGCGCGGCTGGAGGAGGGGCCGGCTCCCTCCTCACAGAGATGAACTCCGTGTTCCAGCGGCTGCTCCCCGCCAACGCGGACTCGTACGCGGAGTGCGGCGAAACGAGCCCGCCCTCGTCCTCGCTGACCACTGAGAGGGGGAGCGGGCGCGGCGGAAACGCCGCAGGGAGCCACGGCAACAACGCCGTTCCTCAGGACAACCGGCGAGGGCTGTTGCCAGGTGGGAAAGGTCCCGCTTACCCGCCAGGTGTGGCCGCGTGGGCGGCCAACACCCACTATTTGAATCCCGGGAGCGGATGCGTGGGAGCCAATCACgtctcctcgtcctcctcctcgtcctcctcatcTTCCACGCCCGCTTCCAACTGCGCCAACGGACAGCCGCCGCACCTCAAATGGCTGCCGGCCATGGAGGAGATCCCGGAGAACTACGAGGAAGACGACTTTGACGGTGTCTTCCATCAGGGTCACCCGGGCGCCAAGCGCAGCGAGGGGCGCCACGAGGCCAGCATGGACGCTAGCGAGCTGGTGCACGAGATCAACAAACTGCTGCAGGACGTCAGACAGaactag